ATGCAAAATAAATGAATCACTTACTCCTTCGAAAAGGCGTTCGTCTGTGTCCATGTTGTCCAGCGCTATGTCCAATGGCGTCTTGCCTCGGTTGTCAGCTTCATTGATCAGCCTCTTTGATATCACCAAGAACATCAAGGTTTTAATGCGTCTCCGGGTTTTGTCAAAAATTTGTACTGCATTTTCAATCACCAGGTGAAAAGCATTTCTTCCCTCGTTGTCTCCAATTACTATGCAGTCTTTGGCATATTTTAATATCTCTCTCACTAAATCAATGTTGCCTTCTTTGACTGCTATATGAAGCGCTGATTGGTGATTGTTGTCCACTGTATAACAGGAAGACGTGTCTTTCTCTAAAATAATTTTTGCAATATGTGATATTCCTTTAAGACAGGCAGCATAATGTAGGGGTGTTCTGCGTAAATAGTCAGCTTGTTTAAGAAGGTCCGGCTTAGCAGCGATGAGCTTCTTGGGCACTTCTGCACAATTAGAAAGATACCCATTATAAAAGAGATACAAAGATACCCATTATAGAGGAGATAGCGTTTCTAGGAttctataaaaaattaaataatgcttAAAGGATACCTTTGCGTCTACTGTATACCGCACAGTGCACAAGCGTTTGGCCATCTGTCCTCCAGTAGTGCTGTGGAAGTGTTAAAAGCAAAAGTTCTGCAACGATTTTCTGATGACCTTCCTCAACAGCTTTGAACAAGGCAGTTTCACCGACGACATTGGTGATATTTGGCAGATCAGTTTCAGCGGCATCACTGATGATATTATGTGGGTCAGCTTCACCGGCATCAGTGATTTCACcgccatcattgatgatattttgcAGATCGGTATCACCAGCATCATTAACAATACTATGCGGATCAGTATCACTTGTATCGCTGATGATATTTTGCAGCTCAATTTCACTTTGCGGAGGACGATCACGTTCCAATAAAACCTCGATTACTTGGTGATGACCTCCAATTGCAGCTTCGTGAAAGGCGGTGTTACCTTTTTCATTTTTAACCCTTAGAAATCCACGAATTGCTTGGTTACCTGCACCATTCATCAGCTGAAGCAGCTTGTTCACAACATTCACATGGCCATGATATGCTGCCAAGTGAAGTGCCGCATCTCCTGTGGGCGTAACCTCTTGGAGAATGTTGCATCTACCTTCCAACTTTGTAAGCAACTTCACATCGCCTGATGCAACCGCTGCATATAATTATGGGTCCATTCAAGAGACACTTCTCTCTGTACAATaggaaaaaatttaattaaatcaacaaaagtaaaaagaacgtAAACTTAATCAGGAAAAAAAACCTAGAAACCATAAGTTATATtattaaaatttcaagaaaagagtgAAAATGTTTTGTTTCCTGTTACTTACTCTTTACTGTCAAACCTGTCTCACGCCTGAAAACATACAAAATTCACCGTCCAACAGTTTTGCAATTGCCTTAGTGATTACTGAAATGGCTGAAAACATTCCTTACACCTGTAaagttaaaaaaacaaaaactcTCTTTATTCGGCtatttatgttctttgttttaTTCGGCGGAACTACCACTAGTATACATATATTGGCGGAACTACCACTAGTatacatatattaaataataatatatgtacTATACGCGGAGAGATATCCTTTAAACAATATATAACAAATTTCATTAAAGGGATTCAAATTAATGAAGTAAGTACATATCATTTGATAGAGCTTGGAGTCCATATACATTGGAAAGTATTTGATCCTctcaaataaatttcataaataaaaacatttattttttcttaaaaattaGGATCAACTTTGTAAATTTTCTGTTCAATAAGTATTTGTGAATATATGAACCCTCGTTACCATTTTCTGAGAAGAAGACATTTAAACGAAAACAGAGAGGAGAATACATAAAATGATGAGAGTATTCCACACAGTCCTCACTATTGGCCCCCATACCATCTATTACGAGTTCCTGCCTATTGCCTACAAATGGGATAAAACATAAATTTAACCTTTATTTGAAAACTATCATAATACTACACAAATTTAAAGCCAATCACAATGTCATAATAACAGACAGATTTTGCAGATGTAGAAATCAGAAACCTTTCAAAACATCTTACATTTGTCTATTAAAATTGTCATAATAGCACACAGTTTTTGCAAACGTAGAAATCAAAAGGCTTTCAAAAAAAATATCGCATTCGTAACTCAAAATATTTCGTCAGGTCCTCTTTTTTAattatcttttcttatttttaaatttaagaaacTAACTATGAATGCAgaatataaacaaaatatatttcaCGCAAAACAAATAGATGTTGGCAGGAGGTTTCGGAAGAAAACATGCTATTGCTATCTGGTGGAGATTGCATTGGCTACTGTTGTTGAATAGAGAAATGCACTGGTTGATAATTTTGTTTTAAAAGACCCTACTCTTCCAATATTTTTTTCATGCATTATGCTGTTACTTCCACGTATGGAACAATAGTTGTAACGGCTTTATAATTAAACTGTGGAAGTGGATGCCTTCAGAATTAAAGACCATCATCAAAATGACCGTTAATTTCATTGAAAGGAGttaatttttaatgaatttttacatttcaattattttttatgatCCATTAAATTTAATGCTTATGAATACGTCTCTTGGACCCTTGTTAATAGCCAGTACTCTCAATGTTTCCCATTTCTTGAGGGGATCTACAAAACATATAAGCTAACTTGCAAAAGGAGAACATGCacaaaaaatgaaatatataatgCTGGTTAAAAGTCAAATTTCTATTTAAATATGTGAAGTGATATTCCAATAACAAAACATAACAATTTTAACACAGGGAACCACTCGGAAATTTTGTAGGTCTAGGTGCCTAGATGTGTTTTTTCTATGTTTTCAAGCTGTTAAATTTAAAGCCGAAATTGCTAAGAAATGAAGCGATAAACGGGAGGCAGATATCAATCTACAGTAGCAAAATCTGGTTAGTTATTGAGCCTAGGATAGGGATTTTTTTGTTGCGCTCAAGAAAATTAGCACCAAGAATAGATTGATCTGGAGATTATAAAAGCGGACACTCCACAATCACTTGGCATTAACATAACTGATATGCACAAATGGTCTTGTTAAAacaaaacttaataaaacttgAAATAAATTTTGCAGCCAAATTACGTGGGATTGCTACACaagaaataaattattttcaaacaGAAATCTAAAATGAGAATAGGATATTGCAAATTATAGGGGTTTAATATGAATATGTTTctggtaaaagaaatggaagaaagacTCTTGGTTCTATCATGCATTTTACACTGGTCTCCTAAAACGTACCAGACAAAACTTACATGGAAAACAATCATAGCACAGAATAGATTTGTCTAGTAATTTTATACAAAATGGTTATGTTCAATCTCCAAAATGAAGTAGTGAAATGGTTGGGTGCGCAGAAGGACTAAGTGCCTAGATGAAGAACTCGTAAGCCCACTTCAACCAATAGCTGGTAAAATTTGTACAAATCTTAGTGCCCTCAGAATCTATGTACTTGTCTTTCCATTGTAGAATAATTCAATTATGCTGCAGAAAAATCCAGATTATACTGCAAAATGATTCAATCATGTTGCAGAAAAACCAAAACCGGTGCAAAACAATGATTCAAACTTCAAAACGGGTGCAAAACAAAAGCTCGACCAAACATGCACTTAGCACCACACTTTACGATGGAGAAGAGATACATTGGTGCCCAAAAAACATGAAATGGCAATTTTATATTGCCCTCAATCTCCTTCAGTTTGATGTCAGTGTATCCAAATCATGcacatttaaaatttattaatcactCCGTCAGTTACAAACAATTTAAATACATGCATATCCTGGGTGGATATCAATACCATCACTATATTGGCCAATTTTTATGAATCTATTAAGTGTGTAGCAGGTTTGTGGTGCAGTAGAAGTTGTGCTGCCACTAGGCGACAAGATTCTTCTGACAGATTTTATTTTGGGAACTATCATTCCAATGGAATTTCAACTACAGGCGTTTCATAATCATTAATGGCAATGATATATAGTTTGGATTATTTAAACAGGCATGAGACCGTCATTTTTTTCTTAAAGGCATTTTGTGTTTACGGACAACTTCGATCCCATTGTAGATCGCCTCTCGGCGAAAAGAAATCCGTCCAGCCGTAAATGCTCTACCCTTAAGTATAGATAACTGAATGCATAATTTTCTGAATGCATTGATTCCATCCGCCTCCTTTAGACAAATTATGAAAATCTTAAAAATTGGGCCGACGACCATAGGCAAAAATAAATCACGGCTATGAAAAACAGGAATGGGAATGGTATCAATCATTTAGGCAATATATTACCTCTAATACTGGTTGCCTTTCAGTAACAAAACCTTAGGCTATCAGTATTTCCTTGGTAATTATATAAGGTTTCTACTGCAATGGGATATGACTTAAAGCTCATAAAAGAGTCATAAAGCAAGcaatataaaaaattcaaagtgTGGTACATATTTTAGTTGATACACACCTTAGATGCTAACAGTCATCTCCATAGCAGATACCTCCTGTAGTGCTTCCATTGCAACCAAATAAGCTTCCTAATGCCTCTGTGAAGCTTTCTGCACTATTCACTCCATTAGAATTCTGAACAAATAAAAGCAGCCCTAGGGTCTAATCTCCACTATTTTTAACCATATTTTCAAGTTGAAACATACAAATTGAAAGAGATTGTTCACTTTAAAGTTCGTCTGCAAACCACCCCTCTCCTACTCTGGATCACCTGTTTAAAACAAATGGGTAAACAGACTGAGCCGTGGGtaaaatttttaattaaatcaACAAAACTTAAAAAAGGTAACCTTAATCAGGGAAAAAAAACTTAACCTTAATCAGGGAAAAAAAACTAGAAATCATAAGTTCTATcattaaaatttcaagaaaagagtgAAGATGTTTTTTTTCCTGTAACTTACTCTTTAGGTTTCAGTTTGTGCTTTTTTTGAGAATGTTCTTCATCCGCCTGTCTATTACAATGTATGCACAGAAGAACGATAATTCAGAGCCCTAAAACTCAGCAAGACACGCACtcaaaaaaacaagaaaagaaatatGAAAAATTTCAGGGAATGACATTTGTTACCCTCGAGCAGGAACCATGCAACCGATGAATACAGTTAGTTACAATTTGCAACAAAAGGCGTGTCACAGATATTACGCTTAAAATTATCCCCTTTTTGTTAGTTCCACGCCGTTTGAGTTGCTATTTTCTACGAGTTTTGTTAGTTTCAATAGTACAAAACAGCAACTCAAACGGCGACATATAAATTTGAGATTTCTGTGTACTCGCAAATCATAATTTTAAGCGTAATATTTGTGATTTGACAAGAATACCATCATTCCATTCCTTTAATATACGTTACATCTTTTGGAGAAGCCTATTATTCcattccttttataatattcaatgAAGGTTATACGTTACATCATTTATTTATGTAACGCGTGATTGTTTTTTATGTATTTTGGTAACTCTATAACCACCATCACTCCCTCCATGTTCTGCTATTGCTAAATATGTGCAAGTTACACAAAACGTGACAGTACCACGGGCTTTCCTTTACGAAATTGTGAAGCTTGTTGGGCTTTTAAAAAATTTTCTTAATGAATTTTGATATCCGTTACATCTATTCTTTACTGTGTATATACAGATAGTTTTGTATGTATATTTTTATggcttttaatttatatttatatggTAATAGTACTCACTTATTGTAGGAtgaaatttggttcaaattttagtTTATAGAGTAGTAAATTTATATTTTTACTGTAAATTACTTAAAAtatcaaatattttaaatataactcttaaaataaattattattaaaaaaaattatttaatattttttacatgataACTAtgtaatatcattattttgttttttaaatctttttcacaATGGATTCTTTTTATTTTACTATTATCCTTTTATCTATTGTTACACAAAGTTCTAACATATCATGTGCTTGAACCCAAAACACACCACCATCATGGTCACTAATAACTAAAAAGTAATAGAGAATAATTTAGAAAGAGAAGTAGGTGGTGTGTTTACCTATTACTCTTTCAATACCTATATGATAACAAAGATAAAGATCAATCAAttactttatttttaaaacatttatgaCTTTCTATATGCTTAATTATGCAAACACGTTCCCACTATTTGCAAAGTCAATTGTTATGATTTCAAATTTGGGGTCAAAATGGATGGACAATGGCTCTAGGCACCATAAATCTCTCCTCATCGTTGAAGAATCATATAATTGAAACCAAGATCGAGAGATGTTTAGGAAATTCATCTCATAAAATATCAATAAATCTATGGACAAAGTAGTAAGGAAAGAGATGACTAAAGATGAAATGTGTAGGGTTATTCTCTCATTACATAATGGAAATTCCTTAGGAGTAGATAGGCTGCCAGCAAAATTTTACAAATCTAATATTCACTAGGTGGTAGAGGATTTATTTGAGGTTACATAAAATCCATCAATGAATTATCTTTATAAGATGAGATTAATAGAGGGATAGTCAAGATGATACCTAAGGATGGGGATAGAAGCAGTGTTGAGAACTAGAGACTTATAATTCTTCTGAATATgtctcataattttttttaaatgcttcTTTATAGAAGTCGTATCGATATCTTGCCAAAGATTATAAACCAAACATATTCAAGGTTCATCAAGAAAAAATATATTCTTGAGAACCTACTTACTAGTTGGGAAAGCCTTGATTGGGCTAAGAGGAATGGGTAGGAAGTGGGCATGTTGCTCCTTGATTTTGAAAAAGCATATGATAGGGTAGAGTGATCCTTCATTACAACAATCTTGGAAGCTATGGGTTTTCAATATGCTTATTTTAAGATGGTGTAGTTACTATTCAAATATGCTAATGCACAAATTGACATTAATAGGGGACTCTATTAGGCCTTCCAACTAGATAGGTCCATTAGGCAAGGTTGTCCACTAGAACCAACCTTATTTTTTATTTCCTTTGAAGGTCTATATTATATTCTCATAACTGAATTAGTTTGGTCTAAGGTATAAGGTATTAAAATTCCCAACTTTGCATCTATCCTCAGCATATGGTCAAATGGCATTGCATTATTCCTATTCTTAAAAAGGACAATATAAGAAATATGGTAACTAGACTTGAACTATTCTACAAAGAATCTAGATCTAAATATTCTCAAACAAAATGTATCCTCCTTGGGTGGCCTGATAAGTGGCTAGAATGGGTAAGCACTTTTGGGAGGCAATGGGAAGGCCTAGATAAGATTGTTAGGTACTTAAGAATCCCATTTTTTATCTCTCCCTCATTTCCAAAAATGCGGGACTAGATGTATTCAAAAATTGAGAAGAAATTGCATAACTGGAAAAGGAATCTTATCATTGGCTGGAAGACTTCAAGTGTACCAAAAGATCCTCTCATCCTATTCAATAAACTATACCTCAACTTAGTATTTTGTAGGCTATCATGTTAACAAAATTTAGAAAGTGATTAGACATTTCTTATGGCTAGATGGTAGAGGAAAGAGAATGA
The nucleotide sequence above comes from Cryptomeria japonica chromosome 11, Sugi_1.0, whole genome shotgun sequence. Encoded proteins:
- the LOC131859963 gene encoding uncharacterized protein LOC131859963 — encoded protein: MNGAGNQAIRGFLRVKNEKGNTAFHEAAIGGHHQVIEVLLERDRPPQSEIELQNIISDTSDTDPHSIVNDAGDTDLQNIINDGGEITDAGEADPHNIISDAAETDLPNITNVVGETALFKAVEEGHQKIVAELLLLTLPQHYWRTDGQTLVHCAVYSRRKEVPKKLIAAKPDLLKQADYLRRTPLHYAACLKGISHIAKIILEKDTSSCYTVDNNHQSALHIAVKEGNIDLVREILKYAKDCIVIGDNEGRNAFHLVIENAVQIFDKTRRRIKTLMFLVISKRLINEADNRGKTPLDIALDNMDTDERLFEGIIWLLEINGAWRTPKETHDTSKNSLMTEKSMWKAQIISVNAVLIAVAAFQTAFTLQKDHKEPMLYVVFMQFTVICDALALTNHFDTSLTALWTALISLLLAFGGRIFVAMAPAHTIATTIVLNMVIIVPISIIIMILCSKKYIFRDDKSYLWTLLILLVADYIWIYV